The Erythrobacter aurantius genome includes a window with the following:
- a CDS encoding DUF1499 domain-containing protein has translation MKNLAWHTKLVLAMIAFLPIYFMIAALGTKIGLWSWQTGLGAMTFSAGPYLLGIVAVVALISLVIGLLKKPRLKHVIAIAALGVLIPAGMFLSFLSVRSTAGENPIHDVATDTADPPAFSAETMAARAESGANPLSDYQVPLGELELYRGSAPELAIKSHAQIINDTYANLSPLPLGGASQADAVAAVAAAMGSMGFSDIRQNAEEGRVEGVAETFWFGFKDDVVARIGENEIDFRSVSRVGRSDLGANAKRIAELRERVATQIGQR, from the coding sequence ATGAAAAACCTTGCATGGCACACCAAGCTCGTCCTGGCGATGATCGCCTTTCTCCCGATCTATTTCATGATCGCTGCCTTGGGCACGAAGATCGGCCTTTGGAGCTGGCAGACGGGACTCGGCGCGATGACATTCTCCGCCGGACCCTACCTGCTCGGCATCGTCGCTGTGGTGGCGCTCATTTCGCTGGTTATCGGTTTGCTGAAAAAGCCGCGGCTCAAGCATGTGATCGCGATCGCGGCGCTGGGAGTGCTTATCCCGGCGGGAATGTTCCTTAGTTTTTTGTCCGTGCGTTCAACAGCCGGAGAGAATCCGATCCACGATGTCGCAACCGACACCGCTGATCCCCCGGCCTTTTCCGCTGAAACCATGGCAGCACGCGCCGAAAGCGGAGCCAATCCGCTGAGCGACTATCAGGTGCCGCTGGGCGAGCTGGAACTGTACAGGGGCAGCGCGCCTGAACTGGCGATCAAGAGCCACGCGCAGATCATCAACGACACCTACGCCAACCTGTCACCGCTCCCGCTTGGCGGAGCGAGCCAGGCCGATGCCGTCGCTGCCGTCGCTGCCGCCATGGGCAGCATGGGCTTTTCCGACATTCGCCAGAACGCCGAGGAAGGCCGGGTCGAAGGCGTGGCCGAAACCTTCTGGTTCGGGTTCAAGGATGATGTGGTTGCCCGGATCGGGGAGAACGAAATCGATTTCCGCTCTGTCAGCCGCGTGGGCCGCAGCGATCTGGGCGCCAATGCCAAGCGGATCGCCGAACTGCGCGAGCGGGTTGCCACCCAGATAGGCCAGCGTTGA
- a CDS encoding plastocyanin/azurin family copper-binding protein — MSEQLMRRFTTLALGLAAMAAIPLLGACNQAGGAPAEEAEAAPTPETEGPEVEPNGRVIDIYMYTVDPENSSRMHVFKPKLVSAKVGDTIRFIPTQPSHQSSSIATMLPDGAKGWEGEVNEEIRYVLPKPGVYGYQCIPHYAAGMVGVVIVEGEGKTANLTFAMEARHPGLGNPKFVEIFAEARARGMFDPVPAVPDEAEIRQP, encoded by the coding sequence TTGAGCGAACAACTGATGCGGCGGTTTACAACCTTGGCCCTTGGGCTTGCAGCAATGGCGGCGATCCCGCTGCTCGGCGCCTGCAATCAGGCTGGTGGTGCACCTGCCGAAGAAGCCGAAGCCGCTCCGACCCCTGAAACCGAAGGTCCGGAAGTGGAGCCCAACGGCCGGGTCATCGACATTTACATGTACACTGTCGATCCTGAGAATTCGTCACGCATGCACGTGTTCAAACCGAAACTCGTCAGTGCGAAGGTTGGGGATACGATCCGTTTCATCCCGACCCAGCCTAGTCACCAGTCTTCGTCTATCGCCACTATGCTGCCCGACGGGGCAAAGGGATGGGAAGGCGAAGTCAACGAGGAAATCCGTTACGTCCTGCCAAAGCCGGGCGTCTACGGATATCAATGCATCCCGCACTATGCGGCCGGCATGGTGGGCGTCGTGATCGTCGAAGGCGAGGGCAAGACTGCCAATCTGACCTTCGCCATGGAGGCCCGTCATCCGGGCCTTGGCAATCCCAAGTTCGTCGAGATTTTCGCCGAAGCACGGGCGCGTGGAATGTTCGATCCCGTACCCGCCGTGCCTGACGAAGCAGAAATCAGGCAGCCGTAG
- a CDS encoding FAD-dependent oxidoreductase, with protein sequence MKKILIILAIGALVAAYFLFDLGQYLTLDGIKRVVDQAQGFYAENPALVLGAFILIYVAVTAASLPGAAIMTLAAGALFGLVTGTILVSFASTLGATLAFLSSRFVLRDSVEARFGERLKSINAGLERDGAFYLFTLRMIPLFPFFVVNLVMGLTRIRTWTFAWVSQAGMLLGTIAYVNAGTQLAQIESTSGLLSPVLIGSFVFLGIVPWIAKAIIGVIQRRRVYAGFKRPAKFDRNLVVIGAGAAGLVSAYIAATVKAKVTLIEAKDMGGDCLNTGCVPSKALIKSAKVASVMRNADRYGITPVEPQIPFKQTMARVMEVIKAIEPHDSVERYTDLGVDVVKGYATIIDPWTVEIARNDGETQRLTTRSIVIASGAEPVVPPIEGIGQSNYLTSETLWDAFAQMDQAPGKVVVLGGGPIGCELSQALARLGSKVTQVEMADRLLGREDEDVSSLAKAVLEEAGVTVLTGHKAVKVADGVLITESQDGGASEVPFDTLIVAVGRKARLTGFGLETLGIDTDKTVSTDEFLATKFPNIFAAGDVAGPYQFTHTASHQAWYASVNALFGTFRKFKADYRVIPAVTFLDPEFARVSLNETEAREQGVAFEVTTYEIDDLDRAIAESETKGFVKVLTAPGKDRILGATIVGANAGELLAEYVLAMKHGIGLNKILGTIHSYPTMAEANKFAAGNWKKANKPEGLLAWVEKYHAWRRG encoded by the coding sequence ATGAAGAAAATACTGATCATTCTTGCGATTGGCGCGCTGGTGGCGGCCTATTTCTTGTTCGATCTTGGGCAATATCTGACGCTCGACGGGATCAAGCGGGTCGTCGATCAGGCTCAGGGCTTCTATGCCGAAAACCCCGCCTTGGTGTTGGGCGCGTTCATCCTGATTTATGTCGCGGTGACGGCGGCATCGCTACCGGGTGCCGCCATCATGACGCTGGCGGCAGGCGCGCTGTTCGGGCTGGTGACAGGCACGATCCTCGTCTCTTTCGCCTCTACGCTGGGGGCAACGCTTGCCTTCCTGTCATCGCGCTTCGTGCTGCGTGACTCGGTAGAGGCGCGGTTTGGGGAGCGGCTGAAATCGATCAACGCCGGGCTCGAACGCGACGGAGCGTTCTATCTTTTCACCCTGCGGATGATCCCGCTGTTTCCGTTCTTCGTCGTCAATCTGGTGATGGGGCTGACCCGCATCCGCACCTGGACCTTCGCGTGGGTGAGCCAGGCGGGGATGCTGCTTGGGACGATCGCCTATGTGAATGCGGGCACGCAATTGGCGCAGATCGAAAGCACTTCCGGGCTGCTTTCGCCTGTGCTTATCGGCTCTTTCGTATTTCTTGGCATCGTGCCTTGGATCGCCAAGGCGATTATCGGCGTCATCCAGCGCCGCCGGGTCTATGCCGGATTCAAGCGCCCGGCGAAATTCGACCGCAATCTGGTGGTGATCGGTGCAGGCGCCGCGGGCCTCGTTTCGGCCTATATCGCCGCCACGGTAAAGGCCAAGGTGACGCTGATCGAGGCAAAGGACATGGGCGGCGATTGCCTCAACACCGGCTGCGTGCCGTCCAAGGCGCTGATCAAGAGCGCCAAGGTCGCCAGCGTCATGCGCAACGCTGATCGATACGGCATCACTCCGGTAGAGCCGCAGATACCGTTCAAGCAAACGATGGCGCGGGTGATGGAGGTCATCAAGGCGATCGAGCCGCACGACAGCGTTGAGCGTTACACCGATCTCGGCGTCGATGTGGTGAAGGGCTATGCCACTATCATCGACCCATGGACGGTCGAAATCGCCCGGAATGATGGAGAGACGCAGCGGCTCACCACCCGCAGCATCGTGATCGCCAGCGGAGCAGAACCGGTGGTGCCGCCGATCGAAGGGATCGGGCAATCGAACTATCTCACCAGCGAGACGCTGTGGGATGCGTTTGCCCAGATGGATCAGGCACCCGGCAAAGTCGTAGTGCTTGGCGGTGGGCCGATTGGTTGTGAATTGAGTCAGGCACTTGCGCGGCTTGGCTCGAAAGTGACTCAGGTCGAAATGGCGGACAGGCTGCTGGGGCGCGAGGACGAAGATGTGTCATCGCTGGCAAAAGCCGTGCTGGAGGAGGCGGGCGTCACCGTGCTGACCGGTCACAAGGCGGTGAAGGTCGCAGACGGCGTTCTGATAACCGAGAGCCAGGATGGCGGCGCAAGCGAAGTCCCGTTCGACACGCTGATCGTCGCTGTCGGGCGCAAGGCACGATTGACCGGGTTCGGACTGGAAACGCTCGGCATCGACACGGACAAGACCGTCAGCACCGACGAATTCCTCGCCACGAAATTCCCCAACATTTTTGCCGCAGGAGATGTGGCCGGGCCTTACCAGTTCACCCATACCGCCAGCCATCAGGCATGGTATGCCAGCGTCAATGCGCTGTTCGGCACCTTCCGCAAGTTCAAGGCCGATTACCGCGTGATCCCGGCTGTGACGTTCCTCGATCCGGAATTTGCCCGCGTCAGCCTCAACGAAACCGAAGCGCGCGAACAGGGCGTCGCTTTCGAAGTGACCACCTATGAAATCGACGATCTCGACCGGGCGATTGCCGAAAGCGAGACCAAAGGCTTCGTCAAGGTGCTGACCGCGCCGGGCAAGGATCGCATTCTGGGCGCGACCATCGTCGGCGCCAATGCGGGCGAATTGCTCGCCGAATATGTGCTGGCGATGAAGCACGGCATCGGGCTGAACAAGATCCTCGGCACAATCCATTCCTACCCCACCATGGCCGAAGCGAACAAATTTGCTGCTGGCAACTGGAAGAAGGCGAACAAGCCCGAGGGGCTGCTTGCATGGGTGGAAAAATACCACGCATGGCGGCGGGGCTGA
- the hemA gene encoding 5-aminolevulinate synthase yields MDFEAYFASELDSVREEGRYRVFTDIKRHRGKFPHATRFIEDETQAVTVWCSNDYLGMGQHPKVLEAMHNVLDECGAGAGGTRNISGTNHYHVELEAELADLHGKESALLFTSGYVSNWAGLGTLAAKIPGCVVFSDSLNHASMIEGIRHSRAPYKIWKHNDVEDLDRHLSEFGPEVPKLVAFESVYSMDGDIAPIADILDVCEKHGAMSYIDEVHAVGLYGPRGGGVAEREGLMDRITVIEGTLGKAYGVMGGYIAASRNLVDFVRSFASGFIFSTALPPAVAAGAAASIRHLKESSAERDLQKERVEQVRRKLDMMGIPHLANPSHIIPVMVGDAHKCKRISDWLMDNHGIYVQPINYPTVPVGTERLRLTPSPVHDDGDIDRLINALSEIWSQCELARMATAA; encoded by the coding sequence ATGGACTTCGAAGCCTATTTCGCCAGCGAGCTGGACAGCGTGCGCGAAGAAGGGCGCTACCGCGTCTTCACCGATATCAAGCGGCACCGGGGCAAATTCCCGCATGCAACCCGCTTTATCGAAGACGAGACGCAGGCCGTCACTGTCTGGTGCTCGAACGACTATCTCGGCATGGGCCAGCATCCCAAGGTGCTTGAAGCCATGCACAACGTGCTCGACGAATGCGGAGCGGGTGCCGGAGGCACGCGCAACATTTCGGGTACGAACCATTATCATGTCGAACTGGAAGCGGAGCTCGCCGACTTGCACGGCAAGGAAAGCGCGCTTCTGTTCACCAGCGGATATGTATCGAATTGGGCGGGTCTGGGAACGCTCGCGGCCAAGATCCCGGGCTGCGTAGTCTTCTCAGATTCGCTCAACCACGCTTCCATGATCGAGGGCATCCGTCACAGCCGTGCGCCCTACAAGATATGGAAACACAACGACGTCGAGGATCTCGATCGCCACCTGTCCGAATTCGGCCCCGAAGTGCCTAAGCTGGTCGCCTTCGAAAGCGTCTATTCGATGGATGGCGACATCGCCCCCATCGCCGACATTCTCGATGTTTGCGAGAAGCACGGGGCGATGAGCTATATCGATGAAGTCCACGCTGTCGGCCTGTACGGCCCGCGCGGCGGCGGCGTTGCCGAACGTGAAGGCTTGATGGACCGGATCACCGTGATCGAAGGCACTCTGGGCAAGGCCTATGGTGTGATGGGCGGCTATATCGCCGCCAGCCGCAATCTGGTCGATTTCGTGCGCAGCTTTGCCAGCGGCTTCATCTTCTCCACCGCCCTGCCCCCGGCCGTCGCCGCGGGCGCGGCAGCGAGCATCCGCCACCTCAAGGAAAGCAGCGCGGAACGCGATCTGCAGAAAGAGCGGGTGGAACAGGTGCGCCGCAAGCTGGACATGATGGGCATCCCCCATCTCGCCAATCCCAGCCATATCATTCCGGTGATGGTGGGCGATGCGCACAAGTGCAAACGGATCAGCGACTGGCTGATGGACAATCACGGCATCTACGTGCAGCCTATCAACTATCCCACAGTTCCCGTGGGAACCGAGCGTTTGCGGCTAACGCCTTCGCCGGTGCATGACGACGGCGATATCGATCGACTGATCAACGCACTGAGCGAAATCTGGTCGCAGTGCGAACTGGCGAGGATGGCTACGGCTGCCTGA
- a CDS encoding NupC/NupG family nucleoside CNT transporter translates to MELFDQLRGIFGIALLLALAWALSEDRRERPGWRWIAGALALQCVLAVLIVRVPFVWDMVTLANEGVAAIERATLAGSSYMFGYLGGADLPFELKEGAQPPLIIAFQILPLVIVFSALAALLWHWGVLRWLVNGLSFLLRRSLGVSGVVGLSGGANMFLGVVESPLVVRAYFARMSRAELFQVMVLAMATISGAILILYATTLRDTVPDAVGHMISASLVSLPAALLIAKLMVPGSAEDQGTEADTEDTGLKYDNSIDAIVKGTMDGMQLFLAVIAVIIVVFALVALTDQVLALLPLVGDEPLTLKRLFGWLFAPFMWAIGVPWAEAQAAGGLMGTKAILNEYVAYLELAALPEGTLGPRSLLIVTYALCGVANLASVGLLVSTIGTLCPERRAEAAGLGIKSWIAGNLASAMTGAWIGLVTFGGYG, encoded by the coding sequence GTGGAACTGTTTGATCAGCTGCGCGGGATTTTCGGCATTGCCTTGCTGCTCGCGCTGGCGTGGGCGCTGAGCGAGGATCGCCGCGAGCGTCCCGGCTGGCGGTGGATTGCCGGCGCGCTTGCCCTGCAATGCGTTCTGGCGGTGCTGATCGTGCGCGTCCCCTTTGTCTGGGACATGGTAACGCTCGCCAATGAAGGCGTGGCGGCGATAGAGCGGGCGACGCTGGCCGGATCGTCTTACATGTTCGGCTATCTTGGCGGCGCAGACTTGCCATTCGAATTGAAAGAGGGTGCGCAACCGCCTCTTATCATTGCCTTTCAGATATTGCCTTTGGTGATCGTGTTCTCAGCCCTCGCGGCATTGCTCTGGCATTGGGGCGTGCTTCGCTGGCTGGTGAACGGCCTGTCGTTCCTGCTGCGGCGCAGCCTCGGGGTGAGCGGGGTTGTGGGGCTTTCAGGGGGCGCCAACATGTTCCTTGGCGTGGTTGAAAGCCCGCTTGTGGTGCGCGCCTACTTCGCCCGGATGAGCCGGGCCGAACTGTTTCAGGTCATGGTCCTCGCAATGGCGACGATCAGCGGAGCGATCCTGATCCTTTACGCTACAACCTTGCGCGATACCGTGCCCGATGCTGTCGGGCATATGATTTCCGCGTCGCTTGTCTCGCTACCTGCAGCACTTTTGATAGCGAAACTCATGGTCCCGGGATCGGCGGAGGATCAGGGGACCGAAGCGGACACGGAAGATACGGGTCTCAAATACGACAACAGCATTGATGCCATCGTCAAAGGGACGATGGACGGGATGCAGCTTTTCCTGGCTGTCATCGCGGTCATCATAGTGGTGTTCGCGCTGGTTGCGCTGACCGATCAGGTGCTCGCTCTGCTGCCACTGGTCGGTGACGAGCCGCTGACGCTCAAGCGCCTGTTCGGCTGGCTGTTTGCCCCCTTCATGTGGGCCATCGGCGTGCCCTGGGCCGAAGCGCAGGCTGCGGGCGGTCTGATGGGGACCAAGGCGATACTCAACGAATATGTCGCCTACCTTGAGCTTGCCGCGCTGCCTGAAGGGACGCTCGGGCCACGGAGCTTGCTGATCGTCACCTATGCGCTCTGCGGCGTCGCCAACCTTGCCAGCGTCGGCCTGCTGGTTTCGACCATCGGCACGCTCTGCCCGGAGCGCCGGGCCGAGGCAGCCGGGCTGGGGATCAAGAGCTGGATCGCCGGCAATCTGGCGAGTGCGATGACGGGGGCATGGATAGGGCTCGTCACATTCGGGGGCTATGGCTAA
- a CDS encoding c-type cytochrome, whose product MRKIILSTVAMTGLVALSACGGGNAPEEAPAETEATAEAEPAAEEPAPEPAADVAFADLTGDAAAGATVFAQCRTCHLIEEGKNGVGPSLYGVVGRAAGSIEGFNYSDANKGSGLTWTPEVLFEYLEAPREYMPGTRMAYPGLKDPQDRADLIAYLQTNGE is encoded by the coding sequence ATGCGTAAGATTATTCTGAGCACCGTCGCAATGACCGGTCTGGTTGCGCTTTCCGCCTGTGGCGGCGGCAACGCTCCGGAAGAAGCACCGGCCGAAACCGAAGCCACTGCAGAAGCCGAACCGGCTGCTGAAGAGCCCGCTCCCGAGCCGGCTGCCGATGTCGCTTTCGCTGACCTCACCGGCGATGCCGCTGCCGGTGCAACCGTGTTCGCACAGTGCCGCACCTGCCACCTGATCGAAGAAGGCAAGAACGGCGTTGGCCCGTCGCTCTACGGCGTTGTTGGCCGTGCCGCTGGTTCGATCGAAGGCTTCAATTACTCGGACGCCAACAAGGGCAGCGGCCTGACCTGGACGCCCGAAGTGCTGTTCGAATACCTCGAAGCACCGCGTGAATACATGCCGGGCACCCGCATGGCCTATCCGGGCCTCAAGGACCCGCAGGATCGTGCTGACCTCATCGCTTATCTCCAGACCAACGGCGAATAA
- a CDS encoding FAD-dependent oxidoreductase, which produces MVDRAAHILLIGGGHAHLAVLADWIRKGLPSARATLITPHRHLRYSGTVPGWIAGQYDRDTGLVDLSGLAARAGVDLVLDHCVLIDPDARVIGSEQGFELPFDIASIDTGGVGQAAKLLGDDPRIIDIRPIDRFVDELDRHNASKRIAVIGGGAGGTELAFGLRNSARFDRQPDIAFVTGAAGLLPDFSSAVRGKVQAELQQQGIEVIVGDASIKAGQLNVERASCEPVDLIVAAMGSGAPDWPTQGGLVCDESGFIAVDRFQRSISHPHVLAVGDVAARQDRRIAHSGVHAVFGGPVLADNLRLMAAGLAPQRSYTPRWNNLYLMSTGREEAIASYGPLAAQGRWVSRLKHWIDNRWLSQYAALAKPG; this is translated from the coding sequence ATGGTTGATCGCGCAGCGCATATTCTTTTGATCGGAGGCGGCCATGCACATTTGGCAGTCCTCGCAGACTGGATCAGGAAGGGCCTGCCAAGCGCCCGCGCGACCTTGATCACGCCGCACCGGCACCTGCGCTATTCGGGAACGGTGCCGGGCTGGATCGCCGGACAGTATGACCGGGACACCGGTTTGGTCGACTTGTCCGGACTTGCGGCCCGCGCCGGGGTTGATCTGGTGCTTGATCACTGTGTCCTGATCGATCCTGATGCGCGGGTTATCGGAAGTGAGCAAGGCTTTGAGCTGCCGTTTGACATTGCCTCGATTGATACCGGGGGTGTCGGGCAAGCCGCGAAGCTGCTGGGCGACGATCCGAGGATTATCGATATCAGACCGATAGATCGCTTCGTTGATGAGCTTGATCGTCACAACGCGTCTAAAAGGATCGCTGTGATCGGTGGGGGCGCCGGGGGAACCGAGCTTGCCTTTGGCTTGCGCAATTCGGCCCGCTTCGATCGGCAGCCCGATATCGCTTTTGTGACGGGTGCTGCGGGCTTGCTCCCTGATTTCTCCTCGGCGGTCAGGGGCAAGGTTCAGGCGGAACTTCAACAGCAGGGCATCGAGGTCATCGTCGGTGATGCCTCGATCAAGGCAGGGCAACTCAATGTCGAACGCGCTTCATGCGAACCGGTTGACCTGATCGTCGCCGCGATGGGTAGCGGAGCGCCGGATTGGCCCACACAGGGCGGATTGGTCTGCGATGAAAGCGGCTTCATTGCGGTGGACCGGTTTCAACGCTCGATCTCGCACCCGCATGTCCTTGCCGTAGGTGATGTCGCCGCGCGCCAGGACCGCCGGATTGCACATTCGGGGGTTCATGCGGTCTTTGGCGGGCCGGTTCTGGCTGACAACTTGAGGTTGATGGCTGCCGGCCTTGCCCCGCAGCGCAGCTACACACCGCGCTGGAACAATCTCTATCTCATGTCCACCGGCAGGGAAGAGGCCATCGCCAGCTATGGCCCGTTGGCCGCACAAGGGCGATGGGTTTCACGATTGAAACACTGGATCGACAATCGCTGGCTTTCCCAATACGCCGCTTTGGCAAAACCCGGGTAA
- a CDS encoding CDP-alcohol phosphatidyltransferase family protein, with product MRPLIDPPLNRAGRVIAGWGVSANMLTFAGLALGLGGAVAIAFGKLWLGLALIMSNRLADGLDGAVARATAPTDLGGYFDIVGDFAFYVSIPLAFGIMAPANSMPALVLVASFVLTGVSFLAFAVIAAKRGQETEKHGNKSFFYSTGLAEGAETIAVFIAMCLFPDWFGMIAYGYAALCVLTVFQRSAMAVAQFR from the coding sequence TTGAGGCCCTTGATCGATCCGCCGCTCAATCGCGCTGGCCGCGTGATCGCGGGGTGGGGTGTCAGCGCCAATATGCTGACCTTCGCCGGATTGGCGCTGGGGCTGGGCGGGGCCGTAGCCATCGCCTTTGGCAAGCTATGGCTTGGCCTTGCCCTGATTATGTCCAATCGACTGGCTGACGGGCTGGACGGGGCGGTTGCGCGGGCCACCGCTCCGACCGATCTGGGAGGGTATTTCGACATCGTCGGCGATTTCGCCTTCTACGTGTCGATCCCGCTCGCCTTCGGCATCATGGCCCCGGCCAACTCAATGCCGGCGCTGGTGCTAGTTGCAAGCTTCGTGCTGACGGGCGTGAGTTTCCTTGCCTTTGCCGTGATCGCGGCCAAGCGTGGCCAGGAAACGGAAAAGCACGGCAATAAGAGCTTCTTCTATTCGACCGGGCTGGCCGAAGGGGCCGAGACGATCGCGGTGTTCATCGCGATGTGCCTGTTCCCAGACTGGTTCGGCATGATCGCCTATGGCTACGCCGCGCTCTGTGTGCTGACGGTGTTCCAGCGCAGCGCGATGGCCGTCGCGCAGTTCCGCTAG